One window from the genome of Jiangella alba encodes:
- a CDS encoding M20 metallopeptidase family protein, producing the protein MIDLIDLRRTLHRTPELALDLPRTREVVLDALAPLGLPVHTSATCSSLAVVVPGAGPGPTVLLRADMDGLPVVEESGEEFASVNGAMHACGHDLHMAGLVGAVHLLHERRAEFHGDVLAVFQPGEEGAGGAEVMIGEKTHLLTGQKPVASYGLHVLSFVESGTFLCREGAVMGAAMLFELELLGRGGHAARPHTALDPISTAALVVQAIQTFVAQNSAPGDPIVVTVGSIAAGTAANVIPSRALLKVSLRAASHETVRAAYEKIRGIATAIAGSYGLGLRAEVGPDLGPTVTGAEGAALVRSTVTTLFGAGRYDELVVPEMISEDFSLFLEETGGAFVLVGAAVGDVSQPLPTNHSPEARFDDSVVPDMSSLLAELAIARLHAATNGTAC; encoded by the coding sequence GTGATCGACCTGATCGACCTGCGCCGGACCCTCCACCGCACCCCGGAGCTCGCCCTCGACCTGCCGCGGACCCGGGAGGTGGTGCTGGACGCCCTGGCGCCGCTCGGGCTGCCGGTGCACACCAGCGCGACCTGCTCCTCGCTCGCCGTCGTCGTGCCCGGCGCCGGGCCCGGCCCGACCGTGCTGCTGCGCGCGGACATGGACGGCCTGCCCGTCGTCGAGGAGTCGGGGGAGGAGTTCGCCTCCGTCAACGGCGCCATGCACGCCTGCGGCCACGACCTGCACATGGCCGGGCTGGTCGGCGCCGTACACCTGCTGCACGAGCGGCGCGCGGAGTTCCACGGCGACGTCCTGGCCGTCTTCCAGCCGGGCGAGGAGGGGGCCGGCGGCGCCGAGGTGATGATCGGCGAGAAGACGCACCTGCTCACCGGCCAGAAGCCGGTCGCGTCCTACGGCCTGCACGTCCTGTCGTTCGTCGAGTCGGGGACGTTCCTGTGCCGCGAGGGCGCGGTCATGGGCGCCGCCATGCTGTTCGAGCTGGAGCTGCTCGGCCGCGGCGGCCACGCGGCACGTCCGCACACCGCGCTCGACCCGATCTCGACGGCCGCGCTCGTGGTGCAGGCGATCCAGACGTTCGTGGCGCAGAACAGCGCGCCCGGCGACCCGATCGTGGTGACCGTGGGCTCGATCGCGGCCGGCACCGCGGCCAACGTCATCCCCAGCCGGGCGCTGCTCAAGGTCAGCCTGCGCGCCGCGAGCCACGAGACCGTGCGGGCGGCGTACGAGAAGATCCGCGGCATCGCGACGGCCATCGCCGGGAGCTACGGGCTGGGGCTGCGGGCCGAGGTCGGCCCCGATCTCGGCCCGACCGTCACCGGCGCCGAGGGCGCCGCGCTGGTGCGCTCGACGGTGACGACGCTGTTCGGCGCCGGCCGCTACGACGAGCTCGTCGTGCCCGAGATGATCTCCGAGGACTTCTCCCTGTTCCTCGAGGAGACCGGCGGGGCGTTCGTGCTGGTCGGCGCCGCCGTCGGCGACGTGTCGCAGCCGCTGCCGACGAACCACTCGCCGGAAGCGCGATTCGATGACTCCGTGGTGCCTGATATGTCTAGCCTGTTGGCGGAACTCGCCATCGCACGGCTCCACGCGGCAACGAACGGGACGGCATGCTGA
- a CDS encoding NAD(P)/FAD-dependent oxidoreductase — MSGDVLVVGAGIMGASVAYHAARAGAAVTLVDAGRPGGGVTADSFAWIGASGVRTGPAAALRATATDEYRRLEAELPGLPVTWSGSLSWGTTDAAPEAGPGQEIVDAATVARLEPTLRRPPTWAVWAPGDGAVDPVGATERLVAGARDHGATVRTDAPVTAVRRDAAGRVAGVETATGPLSGATVVLAAGVATAALAAPLGVRVPVGPSPATLFRFRAPAGLVRTVVNNRDFDLRQVAADRLIAAADSPERTLAAVRSTFRGAADVELLSTRVRQRPMPADGEPIVGPVAAVPGLYVAVLHAAVTLGPAVGRLVARELAGGAAEPLLAGCRPDRF; from the coding sequence ATGAGCGGCGACGTCTTGGTGGTGGGGGCGGGCATCATGGGCGCGTCGGTGGCCTATCACGCCGCCCGGGCCGGCGCCGCCGTGACGCTGGTCGACGCGGGGCGGCCGGGTGGTGGGGTGACGGCGGACTCGTTCGCCTGGATCGGAGCGTCCGGCGTCCGCACCGGACCGGCCGCCGCGCTGCGCGCCACCGCGACGGACGAGTACCGGCGGCTCGAGGCCGAGCTGCCGGGGCTGCCGGTGACGTGGTCCGGCTCGCTGTCCTGGGGGACGACGGACGCGGCGCCGGAGGCCGGGCCGGGGCAGGAGATCGTCGACGCGGCGACCGTGGCGCGGCTCGAACCCACCCTGCGCAGGCCACCGACGTGGGCCGTCTGGGCACCCGGTGACGGCGCCGTCGACCCGGTGGGCGCGACCGAGCGGCTGGTCGCCGGCGCCCGCGACCACGGCGCCACGGTCCGGACGGACGCACCGGTCACCGCGGTCCGCCGCGACGCCGCGGGCCGGGTCGCCGGGGTCGAGACCGCCACGGGGCCGCTCTCCGGTGCGACGGTGGTGCTCGCGGCGGGCGTGGCCACGGCCGCGCTGGCCGCGCCGCTCGGCGTCCGCGTGCCGGTCGGGCCGTCGCCGGCGACGCTGTTCCGGTTCCGCGCCCCGGCCGGCCTGGTCCGCACCGTGGTCAACAACCGCGACTTCGACCTCCGGCAGGTCGCCGCCGACCGGCTGATCGCCGCCGCGGACTCGCCCGAACGGACGCTCGCCGCCGTCCGGTCCACCTTCCGCGGCGCCGCGGACGTCGAGCTGCTCAGCACCCGGGTCCGGCAACGTCCCATGCCGGCCGACGGCGAGCCGATCGTCGGACCGGTCGCCGCGGTGCCCGGCCTCTACGTGGCGGTGCTGCACGCGGCGGTCACGCTCGGCCCGGCCGTCGGCCGCCTGGTCGCGCGGGAGCTGGCCGGCGGCGCCGCCGAGCCGCTGCTGGCCGGCTGCCGCCCCGACCGGTTCTAG
- a CDS encoding ABC transporter ATP-binding protein, with product MSLLSVRGLGIRTRTGTSLVRDLSLDVGEGEVVGIVGESGSGKTMTALSLLGLLPEGVQVCAGEAELAGRRFLDGPRLLARPNATMIFQNPTAALNPTMRIGAQLVRLLRFLDRQDGVRRGGDVRERAAALLSSVGIDDPAAVLGRYPHQLSGGMNQRVMIAMAIAARPALLVADEPTTGLDVTVQAQILGLIRATVAEHGVGVLFVSHDMGVIAQLCQRVAVMYDGEVREFAPVDDIFHRPGDAYTRELLASAHDEPLAEEVADGTRAR from the coding sequence ATGAGCCTGCTGAGCGTACGCGGCCTGGGCATCCGGACCCGGACCGGGACGAGCCTGGTGCGCGACCTCTCCCTCGACGTCGGCGAGGGCGAGGTGGTCGGGATCGTCGGCGAGTCCGGGTCGGGCAAGACGATGACGGCGCTGTCGCTGCTCGGGCTGCTGCCCGAGGGGGTGCAGGTGTGCGCCGGCGAGGCCGAGCTGGCCGGGCGGCGCTTCCTGGACGGCCCGCGGCTGCTCGCGCGGCCGAACGCCACGATGATCTTCCAGAACCCGACGGCGGCGCTGAACCCGACGATGCGCATCGGCGCCCAGCTGGTGCGGCTGCTCCGGTTCCTCGACCGCCAGGACGGCGTCCGCCGCGGCGGCGACGTGCGCGAGCGTGCGGCCGCGCTGCTCTCGTCCGTCGGCATCGACGACCCGGCGGCCGTGCTCGGCCGCTACCCGCACCAGCTGTCCGGCGGCATGAACCAGCGGGTCATGATCGCGATGGCGATCGCCGCCCGCCCCGCCCTGCTGGTCGCCGACGAGCCCACCACCGGACTCGACGTCACCGTGCAGGCGCAGATCCTCGGCCTGATCCGGGCCACCGTCGCCGAGCACGGCGTCGGCGTCCTGTTCGTCTCGCACGACATGGGCGTCATCGCGCAGCTGTGCCAGCGGGTGGCCGTCATGTACGACGGCGAGGTCCGCGAGTTCGCCCCGGTGGACGACATCTTCCACCGGCCCGGCGACGCCTACACCCGCGAGCTGCTGGCGTCGGCGCACGACGAGCCGCTCGCCGAGGAGGTGGCCGATGGAACTCGTGCTCGCTGA
- a CDS encoding ankyrin repeat domain-containing protein yields the protein MRVTRIGAAVLTAVLLAACAAEPADEPVGEPAPTPSATPTPTPTPSPSPTPTPTPPPPPAMTAEDATVLLLDAAAVNDVDAIATAVASGADLEARDGSGRTPLVVATKANHVEAALALLAAGADPNAKDDLQDSAFLYAGAEGLDEILAATLRHGADVASTNRFGGTALIPASEHAHVETVRTLIAAGVPVNHVNDLGWTALHEAIVLGNGSDRHVETVRLLIAAGADVTIPDRDGVSPRRLAAARGYTAIVAEIDGATA from the coding sequence ATGCGTGTGACCCGGATTGGCGCGGCGGTGCTGACGGCCGTCCTGCTCGCCGCGTGCGCGGCCGAGCCCGCCGACGAGCCGGTGGGTGAGCCGGCGCCGACCCCCTCGGCGACGCCGACGCCCACCCCCACGCCGAGTCCGTCACCCACGCCGACGCCCACCCCGCCGCCCCCGCCCGCCATGACCGCAGAGGATGCCACCGTGCTGCTCCTGGACGCCGCCGCCGTGAACGACGTCGACGCCATCGCGACCGCCGTCGCCAGCGGCGCCGACCTCGAGGCGCGCGACGGCTCCGGGCGCACGCCGCTCGTCGTCGCCACCAAGGCGAACCACGTCGAGGCGGCCCTCGCGCTGCTGGCGGCCGGCGCCGACCCGAACGCCAAGGACGACCTCCAGGACTCCGCGTTCCTCTACGCCGGCGCCGAGGGGCTGGACGAGATCCTGGCGGCGACGCTGCGCCACGGCGCCGACGTCGCGAGCACGAACCGCTTCGGCGGCACCGCGCTCATCCCGGCCAGCGAGCACGCCCACGTCGAGACCGTCCGCACCCTCATCGCGGCCGGCGTCCCCGTGAACCACGTCAACGACCTCGGCTGGACCGCCCTGCACGAGGCGATCGTCCTCGGCAACGGCTCCGACCGCCACGTCGAGACGGTGCGCCTGCTCATCGCCGCCGGCGCCGACGTCACCATCCCCGACCGCGACGGCGTCTCGCCCCGCCGTCTCGCCGCCGCCCGCGGCTACACCGCCATCGTCGCCGAGATCGACGGCGCCACCGCCTGA
- a CDS encoding TetR/AcrR family transcriptional regulator, with product MTRAQLNNVKAEELLGRIIEIVRVQGLAGFSLDNLAPQLGTSSRMLVYYFGSKDELLGRIVYTLRNDIVTQLENEPVGTITQAVDRWWNHYQANPADMQFFFHLTSRSFEEPDKFQEFASTAVGQWEAYFVRSLEGHVASHEEAEAIARLVLGTVRGLMADLLITADQPQAERSLAVFKDMLEARLAASSKDL from the coding sequence ATGACACGCGCACAGCTCAACAACGTCAAGGCCGAGGAACTGCTCGGCCGCATCATCGAGATCGTCCGCGTCCAGGGCCTGGCCGGCTTCTCGCTCGACAACCTCGCGCCGCAGCTGGGCACCAGCAGCCGCATGCTCGTCTACTACTTCGGCAGCAAGGACGAGCTGCTCGGCCGCATCGTCTACACGCTGCGCAACGACATCGTCACGCAGCTGGAGAACGAGCCGGTCGGCACCATCACCCAGGCCGTCGACCGCTGGTGGAACCACTACCAGGCCAACCCGGCCGACATGCAGTTCTTCTTCCACCTGACGTCGCGCAGCTTCGAGGAGCCGGACAAGTTCCAGGAGTTCGCCAGCACGGCGGTCGGCCAGTGGGAGGCGTACTTCGTGCGCAGCCTCGAGGGCCACGTCGCGTCGCACGAGGAGGCCGAGGCGATCGCCCGGCTGGTGCTCGGCACCGTCCGCGGCCTCATGGCCGACCTCCTCATCACCGCCGACCAGCCGCAGGCCGAGCGCTCGCTCGCCGTCTTCAAGGACATGCTCGAGGCGAGGCTGGCGGCGTCGTCGAAGGATCTGTAA
- a CDS encoding alpha/beta fold hydrolase → MMRLSTVRTGRGNTLSVATVSPPGGVGAAPLLLLHPINMRKECWLGLLPALAAERACVLVDLAGHGESTDDDFSLSAWVDDCADVVRLLGLTGLHVAGGSLGGAIAVGVAAALPDRVRSVTGLGSSVASEPGDSPAPADAAAVDALFAGLAREAVAPGRPDDVVDTVRLLTNRHGPDVVTRVLRAAYDADASGWLGEVRCPALWATGEYDVTCSLTESERIAGLLAAGVHVPLPGVGHLPMIEDPALVLAHLVPHLRAADAV, encoded by the coding sequence ATGATGCGGCTCAGCACCGTGCGAACCGGCCGGGGCAACACCCTCAGCGTCGCGACGGTGTCGCCGCCGGGTGGCGTCGGGGCTGCGCCGCTGCTCCTGCTGCACCCCATCAACATGCGCAAGGAATGCTGGCTCGGCCTGCTGCCGGCGCTGGCCGCGGAGCGTGCCTGCGTGCTGGTCGACCTCGCCGGCCACGGCGAGTCGACCGACGACGACTTCTCCCTCAGTGCCTGGGTCGACGACTGCGCCGACGTCGTGCGGCTGCTCGGCCTGACCGGCCTGCACGTCGCCGGCGGATCACTGGGCGGCGCCATCGCCGTCGGGGTCGCGGCCGCCCTGCCTGACCGCGTCCGGTCGGTTACCGGGCTGGGCAGCAGCGTCGCCTCCGAGCCCGGCGACTCGCCCGCCCCGGCCGACGCCGCCGCCGTCGACGCCCTGTTCGCCGGGCTGGCGCGTGAGGCCGTGGCGCCCGGCCGGCCCGACGACGTCGTCGACACCGTCCGCCTGCTGACCAACCGGCACGGCCCCGACGTCGTGACCCGGGTGCTGCGCGCCGCCTACGACGCCGACGCGTCCGGCTGGCTGGGGGAGGTGCGCTGCCCGGCGCTGTGGGCGACCGGCGAGTACGACGTCACCTGCTCACTGACGGAGAGCGAGCGGATCGCCGGGCTGCTCGCCGCCGGCGTGCACGTGCCGCTGCCGGGGGTGGGGCACCTGCCGATGATCGAGGACCCGGCGCTGGTGCTGGCGCACCTCGTGCCGCACCTGCGCGCCGCGGACGCCGTCTAG
- a CDS encoding amidohydrolase, which yields MATVRLTNVRPWGGAAADVVMADDRIVDVVPAGSAASDGETTIDGGGRLALPGLLNVHAHVDKSWWGRPWVPAGGAPGTAGRIAHERAERDALGIPSVESTTAVLGEFVRHGTTGVRTHVDVDLGVGLRGIEVVRAAAAALGDAVQVDVVAFPQDGVMRRPGVLDLLDQAAAAGATHVGGIDPASIDRDPVRQLDGLFDIAERHGVGIDIHLHDGGELGAFQLELIAERTLRAGMHGRVTVSHGFALGELSPARQAEVLDVLAEAGIGWATAAPVRSAPLPWREMRERGMPIGLGTDGIRDLWSPFGDGDLLRVALGFARLHALRTDPDLLDVVRLATSHAGGYLGRAAHDLSPGARADVVLLDAENVQDALVRCPPRALVVAGGRLVQRDGEVLV from the coding sequence ATGGCAACCGTGAGACTGACGAACGTCCGGCCGTGGGGCGGCGCGGCCGCCGACGTCGTGATGGCCGACGACCGCATCGTCGACGTCGTCCCGGCCGGATCGGCGGCGAGCGACGGCGAGACGACCATCGACGGCGGCGGGCGGCTGGCCCTCCCCGGTCTGCTCAACGTGCACGCCCACGTCGACAAGAGCTGGTGGGGCCGGCCGTGGGTGCCGGCCGGCGGCGCGCCGGGGACCGCGGGCCGCATCGCGCACGAGCGGGCCGAACGCGACGCGCTCGGCATCCCGAGCGTCGAGTCCACCACCGCGGTGCTGGGGGAGTTCGTCCGGCACGGCACCACGGGGGTGCGCACGCACGTCGACGTCGATCTCGGCGTGGGCCTGCGCGGCATCGAGGTCGTCCGTGCGGCGGCGGCCGCGCTGGGCGACGCCGTCCAGGTCGACGTCGTGGCCTTCCCGCAGGACGGCGTCATGCGGCGGCCGGGCGTCCTCGACCTGCTCGACCAGGCGGCCGCGGCCGGCGCCACCCACGTCGGCGGCATCGACCCGGCGTCGATCGACCGCGACCCGGTCCGTCAGCTCGACGGCCTGTTCGACATCGCCGAGCGGCACGGCGTCGGCATCGACATCCACCTGCACGACGGCGGCGAGCTGGGGGCGTTCCAGCTCGAGCTGATCGCCGAGCGGACCCTCCGCGCCGGGATGCACGGCCGCGTCACCGTCTCGCACGGCTTCGCCCTCGGGGAGCTGTCACCGGCGCGCCAGGCCGAGGTGCTCGACGTCCTCGCCGAGGCCGGCATCGGCTGGGCCACGGCGGCGCCGGTGCGCAGCGCGCCGCTGCCCTGGCGCGAGATGCGCGAGCGCGGCATGCCCATCGGCCTCGGCACCGACGGCATCCGCGACCTCTGGTCCCCCTTCGGCGACGGCGACCTGCTGCGCGTCGCGCTGGGGTTCGCCCGGCTGCACGCCCTGCGCACCGACCCCGACCTCCTCGACGTGGTACGGCTGGCGACCTCGCACGCCGGCGGCTACCTCGGCCGCGCGGCCCACGACCTCTCCCCCGGCGCCCGCGCCGACGTCGTGCTGCTCGACGCCGAGAACGTCCAGGACGCTCTGGTCCGCTGCCCGCCTCGCGCCCTCGTCGTCGCCGGCGGCCGCCTGGTCCAGCGCGACGGCGAGGTCCTGGTCTAG
- a CDS encoding ABC transporter ATP-binding protein, with protein sequence MELVLADIEVVYGKRRRNHAVRGVSLRVRRGETLAVVGESGSGKTTIAKVAAGLQPATSGTVSWRAGDDDGAAGPQRVHMVFQHPVQSLDPSWRIRRSVHEPLRHLGVAGDEADRRVHRLIAEVGLDPEILDRYPRDVSGGQAQRVAVARALVADPQIVILDEPTASLDQTVRGRILALLGDLQRRTGVGYLMITHDISSVRRLATRIAVMYRGLIVESGPAPAVLAAPRHPYTQALISAVPVADPRVAWDGVVAAPRTSCPVPGPCHQHGPGLHEVGPDHVAGCTKADDPQKAATT encoded by the coding sequence ATGGAACTCGTGCTCGCTGACATCGAGGTCGTCTACGGCAAGCGCCGCCGCAACCACGCCGTCCGCGGCGTCAGCCTGCGGGTCCGCCGCGGCGAGACGCTGGCCGTCGTCGGCGAGTCCGGCAGCGGCAAGACCACCATCGCCAAGGTCGCCGCGGGCCTGCAGCCGGCCACGTCCGGCACCGTGTCGTGGCGGGCAGGCGACGACGACGGCGCGGCCGGTCCGCAGCGCGTGCACATGGTGTTCCAGCACCCCGTGCAGTCGCTGGACCCGTCGTGGCGGATCCGCCGCAGCGTCCACGAGCCGCTGCGGCACCTGGGCGTGGCGGGCGACGAGGCGGACCGGCGGGTGCACCGGCTGATCGCCGAGGTCGGCCTCGACCCGGAGATCCTGGACCGCTACCCGCGCGACGTCTCCGGCGGCCAGGCGCAGCGGGTGGCGGTGGCCCGGGCGCTGGTGGCCGACCCGCAGATCGTCATCCTGGACGAGCCGACCGCCAGCCTCGACCAGACGGTGCGGGGCCGGATTCTCGCGCTCCTGGGCGACCTGCAGCGGCGCACCGGCGTCGGCTACCTGATGATCACTCACGACATCTCCAGCGTGCGGCGGCTCGCGACCCGGATCGCCGTCATGTACCGCGGGCTGATCGTGGAGAGCGGTCCCGCGCCGGCCGTCCTGGCCGCACCGCGGCACCCCTACACGCAGGCGCTCATCTCCGCCGTGCCGGTCGCCGACCCGAGGGTGGCCTGGGACGGCGTCGTCGCGGCGCCCCGTACGTCCTGCCCCGTGCCGGGCCCGTGCCACCAGCACGGGCCCGGACTGCACGAGGTCGGCCCCGACCACGTGGCCGGCTGCACGAAGGCCGACGACCCCCAGAAAGCAGCGACGACGTGA
- a CDS encoding HSP90 family protein: MNENFRVDLRGIVDLLSNHLYSSPRVYLRELLQNAVDAITARQAGDPEAPRRIDVRTADDVLSIADTGIGLRPDEVRELLATIGRSSKRDEIGFARTEFIGQFGIGLLSAFMVADEIEVVTQPAGGPATRWVGAADGSYTIAEAADRSEAGTTVTLTARRGAEQWYARATVIELIRLFGELLPIEIRVDGEQVTDGTAPWEGVGGAQRAALVGYAQDTLGFTPFDVIHLNNPAAGLTGVAFVLPFAANPVERAKHRVYLKRMLLAENVEGLLPDWAFFVRAVIDTSELRPTASREALFDDGDLEATRDALGAQLRGWLVRLGRTNPSRLDTFLGIHHLGVKALALHDDEMLRLVHRWLRFETSQGRMTTAELQERSGVIRYVATTEEFRQLAAVAAAQQITLVNGGYTYDSELLERLGQVVPGLATTRFDPTELSTRFDDLDPVTELRLRPFVQLAQDALDPVGCEVVVRAFEPASLPALYLVDRSAQFAGELRATQERADALWSEVLGALDTHDDSRPQLVLNHRSPLVRRMTSMGDRDLARLAVEGLYGQALMLGYHPISPADSALVNRSFLGLLDQAVPAQEDPTR; the protein is encoded by the coding sequence GTGAATGAGAACTTTCGGGTCGATCTGCGGGGAATCGTCGACCTGTTGAGCAACCATCTGTACAGCAGTCCGCGGGTGTATCTGCGGGAACTGCTGCAGAACGCCGTCGACGCGATCACCGCTCGGCAGGCCGGCGATCCCGAGGCGCCGCGGCGCATCGATGTGCGGACGGCGGACGACGTCCTGAGCATCGCTGACACCGGCATCGGGCTGCGGCCGGACGAGGTGCGCGAGCTGCTGGCGACGATCGGGCGCAGCTCGAAGCGCGACGAGATCGGCTTCGCCCGGACCGAGTTCATCGGCCAGTTCGGGATCGGCCTTCTGTCCGCGTTCATGGTCGCCGACGAGATCGAGGTCGTCACCCAGCCCGCCGGCGGCCCGGCCACCCGCTGGGTCGGCGCGGCCGACGGGAGCTACACGATCGCGGAGGCGGCGGACCGCTCCGAGGCCGGCACGACGGTGACGCTCACGGCCCGGCGTGGTGCGGAGCAGTGGTACGCGCGGGCCACGGTCATCGAGCTGATCCGGCTCTTCGGTGAGCTCCTGCCGATCGAGATCCGCGTCGACGGCGAGCAGGTCACCGACGGGACGGCGCCATGGGAAGGTGTCGGCGGCGCCCAGCGCGCGGCCCTCGTCGGCTACGCCCAGGACACGCTCGGGTTCACGCCGTTCGACGTCATCCACCTGAACAACCCGGCCGCCGGGCTGACCGGCGTCGCCTTCGTGCTGCCGTTCGCCGCCAACCCGGTCGAGCGCGCGAAGCACCGCGTGTACCTGAAGCGCATGCTGCTCGCCGAGAACGTCGAGGGGCTGCTGCCCGACTGGGCCTTCTTCGTCCGCGCGGTCATCGACACCTCCGAGCTGCGCCCGACGGCGAGCCGGGAGGCGCTCTTCGACGACGGCGACCTCGAGGCCACCCGCGACGCACTGGGCGCGCAGCTGCGCGGGTGGCTGGTCCGGCTCGGACGCACCAACCCGTCCCGACTCGACACGTTCCTCGGCATCCACCACCTCGGGGTGAAGGCGCTGGCGCTGCACGACGACGAGATGCTGCGGCTCGTCCACCGCTGGCTGCGGTTCGAGACCAGCCAGGGCCGCATGACGACCGCCGAACTGCAGGAGCGCTCGGGGGTCATCCGCTACGTCGCCACGACCGAAGAGTTCCGCCAGCTGGCAGCCGTCGCGGCCGCGCAGCAGATCACCCTGGTGAACGGCGGCTACACCTACGACAGCGAGCTGCTCGAACGGCTCGGCCAGGTGGTGCCGGGCCTTGCCACCACCAGGTTCGACCCGACCGAGCTCAGCACCCGCTTCGACGATCTGGACCCGGTCACCGAGCTGCGGCTGCGCCCGTTCGTCCAACTGGCCCAGGACGCGCTGGACCCGGTCGGCTGCGAGGTCGTGGTCCGCGCCTTCGAGCCGGCCAGCCTGCCCGCGCTCTACCTCGTGGACCGCTCCGCACAGTTCGCGGGCGAGCTCCGAGCCACCCAGGAGCGTGCCGACGCACTCTGGTCGGAGGTGCTCGGAGCCCTCGACACCCACGACGACAGCCGCCCGCAGCTGGTGCTGAACCACCGCAGCCCGCTCGTCCGGCGCATGACGTCCATGGGCGACCGCGATCTCGCCAGGCTCGCCGTCGAAGGCTTGTACGGGCAGGCGTTGATGCTCGGTTACCACCCGATCAGCCCGGCCGACTCCGCGCTGGTGAACCGTTCGTTCCTCGGTCTGCTCGACCAGGCCGTGCCTGCCCAGGAGGACCCGACCCGATGA
- a CDS encoding GntR family transcriptional regulator, giving the protein MATDSSSGSEVARVTTRLRDDIVDGVRAPGSRLVERDLAAELDVSRVPVRDALRTLAGEGLVTMRPRTWAIVREFTPGDVADLIEVRSAFETLTFALATQRRTSAGLARLRTVLDAELAAAAGGDAVTARRRAADFHETVTELAANDLLSELELTLRSRMRWLLSQHDDLLRIAREHEALYDAIADRDAAAVDALVRTHVETGRAAAASRRESSR; this is encoded by the coding sequence ATGGCAACGGACAGCAGCTCCGGCTCCGAGGTCGCCCGCGTGACCACGCGCCTGCGCGACGACATCGTCGACGGCGTGCGGGCGCCGGGCAGCCGGCTGGTCGAGCGCGACCTGGCCGCCGAGCTCGACGTGAGCCGGGTGCCGGTGCGCGACGCGCTGCGCACGCTGGCCGGCGAGGGCCTGGTGACGATGCGGCCGCGGACCTGGGCCATCGTCCGCGAGTTCACCCCGGGCGACGTCGCCGACCTGATCGAGGTGCGCTCGGCGTTCGAGACCCTGACGTTCGCCCTCGCGACCCAGCGGCGCACGAGCGCGGGCCTCGCGCGGCTGCGCACGGTGCTCGACGCCGAACTGGCGGCCGCCGCCGGAGGTGACGCCGTCACCGCCCGCCGCCGCGCCGCCGACTTCCACGAGACGGTGACGGAGCTGGCGGCGAACGACCTGCTCAGCGAGCTCGAGCTGACGCTGCGCAGCAGGATGCGGTGGCTGCTGTCCCAGCACGACGACCTGCTGCGCATCGCCCGCGAGCACGAAGCGCTGTACGACGCCATCGCCGACCGCGACGCCGCCGCCGTCGACGCGCTCGTCCGCACGCACGTGGAGACCGGCCGGGCCGCGGCCGCCTCCCGCCGCGAGTCGTCGCGCTGA